In one Vibrio sp. YMD68 genomic region, the following are encoded:
- a CDS encoding mechanosensitive ion channel domain-containing protein, with translation MNLARISLLKQRPMMVTRLLTLFFAIHIVFYSSLAYSQDKLGFVDTATPESTLSGFVTYSELVIKYWQLEQLHLPEAQHAYAQVIRTIDLSNLPNRSRTVVVMERIILLHEILDRLGKDIQLHSSVITSSTDDSSSQWRLGNTDILIAKQIDGDKVGQYLFTTTSVNSLSKWYRLILASTEKSEHEVDLYHEFLIRPGPLFSTPLIQSLPESFNTLYASIPLWQWFALVSVFLLCRFMIKVSFSLGERWNLRWYRNGLKWQVGRQLSLVGVVLILFITRKVIDDGIWITGGIYQFLSTSFLIGQFFFVAWLIMTIFNYFAELYVFNKHEGKYVDASLITVLARIFGGLTIVILGIYLVDFMGFSISPIVTGLGVGGLAVALAIRPVLENVINGLTLYADGGIKIGELCRYGNNLGTIESIGLRSTRIRTLERSLITIPNSEFANMEIDNLERRDKRRMDHRLKLRSELTQDQLKLLVVGIRRLLLQHPKLDDDPVRARFVGVGEFAIHIDILAYIICKDHDEFLAVQEDVMFSVMQQVEVVGAQLAFSNQYQLTQALKPIDDELKEKATETVMQWQDNNNYPFPDFSYEFKDGIKDSIIYPAKNSAVRANGNG, from the coding sequence ATGAACCTAGCTCGTATCTCTTTACTAAAGCAAAGGCCAATGATGGTAACTCGACTTTTAACTCTTTTCTTTGCTATCCACATTGTTTTTTATAGTTCATTGGCTTATAGCCAAGATAAGCTCGGTTTTGTGGACACCGCGACGCCTGAAAGCACTTTGTCGGGTTTTGTTACGTATTCTGAACTCGTAATCAAGTATTGGCAGCTTGAACAACTTCATTTACCCGAAGCCCAACATGCTTATGCCCAAGTCATTCGAACAATAGATTTGTCAAACCTTCCTAACCGCAGTCGAACTGTGGTCGTGATGGAAAGAATCATTTTGCTGCATGAGATTCTAGATAGATTAGGTAAAGACATTCAATTACATTCTTCAGTAATTACATCGTCAACAGATGACTCCTCGAGCCAGTGGCGTTTAGGAAATACTGACATATTAATTGCCAAGCAAATAGATGGTGATAAAGTCGGCCAATATCTATTTACGACCACTTCCGTTAATAGTTTATCCAAATGGTATCGTTTGATATTAGCGTCTACGGAGAAAAGTGAACATGAGGTTGACTTGTACCATGAGTTTTTAATTCGTCCTGGCCCACTGTTTTCAACACCTTTAATCCAGTCTTTACCGGAAAGCTTTAATACCTTATACGCATCGATTCCTCTCTGGCAGTGGTTCGCTTTAGTCAGTGTATTTTTGTTATGTCGATTCATGATTAAGGTTAGCTTTTCTCTTGGTGAACGTTGGAACTTACGTTGGTATAGGAATGGGTTGAAATGGCAGGTCGGTCGGCAACTATCTCTGGTTGGGGTCGTGTTAATCCTGTTTATTACCCGAAAAGTGATTGATGACGGGATATGGATCACCGGAGGAATCTATCAGTTTCTGTCGACTTCATTCTTGATAGGGCAGTTTTTCTTTGTGGCCTGGTTGATCATGACCATCTTCAATTACTTCGCTGAACTGTATGTGTTTAACAAACATGAAGGAAAATATGTCGACGCCTCTTTAATAACGGTACTCGCGCGCATCTTTGGTGGTCTCACAATCGTTATTCTAGGTATTTATCTAGTTGATTTTATGGGCTTCTCAATTTCCCCAATTGTCACGGGTTTAGGGGTGGGTGGTTTAGCGGTGGCTCTCGCCATTCGCCCGGTTTTAGAAAATGTGATTAATGGATTAACTTTGTACGCTGATGGTGGAATAAAAATTGGTGAACTGTGCCGTTATGGTAACAATCTAGGGACGATTGAGAGCATAGGGTTACGTTCTACGCGAATTAGAACGCTAGAACGTTCTTTAATTACCATCCCTAATTCCGAGTTTGCCAATATGGAGATTGATAACCTAGAGCGCCGTGATAAGCGTCGGATGGATCATCGCTTGAAGTTGCGCTCCGAGTTGACGCAAGATCAACTCAAACTTCTTGTCGTTGGTATCAGGCGACTGCTGTTACAACACCCTAAACTCGATGACGATCCTGTGAGAGCAAGGTTTGTTGGCGTCGGTGAATTTGCGATACACATTGATATACTTGCCTATATCATATGCAAAGATCATGACGAGTTTCTTGCTGTGCAAGAAGATGTGATGTTTTCGGTGATGCAGCAAGTTGAGGTGGTAGGGGCTCAATTGGCATTTTCTAACCAATATCAACTTACTCAGGCACTTAAACCTATTGATGATGAACTCAAAGAGAAAGCGACCGAAACCGTAATGCAGTGGCAAGATAATAATAATTACCCATTTCCTGACTTTAGCTATGAATTTAAAGATGGAATTAAAGACAGTATTATATACCCAGCGAAAAACTCAGCGGTTCGCGCAAATGGGAATGGTTAA
- a CDS encoding glycine C-acetyltransferase codes for MSSSFYQQIQNQINEVKEEGLYKSERVITSAQKASVSISTGEEVLNFCANNYLGLANHPALIDAAKSGMDEHGFGMASVRFICGTQDSHKELEQKLSTFLGKEDTILYTSCFDANTGLFETILGKEDAIISDALNHASIIDGVRLCKAMRFRYANNDMEQLEERLIEAKEAGARHTLIVTDGVFSMDGVVANLPAICDLADKYEALVMVDDSHAVGFMGPNGAGTHEHHDVIDRIDFITGTLGKAMGGASGGYTSGKKEVIDWLRQRSRPYLFSNSVAPAIVSASIRVIDLLKESGDLRTKLWENAAHFRTRMEAAGFTVGGADHAIIPIMLGDAKVAAEFAERALEKGIYVVAFSFPVVPKGQARIRTQMSAAHSREQLDTAIDAFIQVGTEMGIIA; via the coding sequence ATGTCATCGTCATTTTATCAACAAATCCAAAATCAAATTAACGAAGTGAAAGAAGAAGGACTTTACAAGTCTGAGCGTGTGATTACTTCGGCTCAAAAGGCTTCTGTTTCTATTTCTACTGGGGAAGAGGTTCTTAACTTCTGCGCCAATAATTACTTGGGTCTTGCTAATCACCCTGCATTAATCGACGCGGCGAAGTCTGGTATGGATGAACATGGTTTTGGCATGGCATCGGTTCGCTTTATTTGCGGCACCCAAGATTCACACAAAGAGCTAGAGCAAAAACTATCCACGTTCCTAGGTAAAGAAGACACGATTCTTTACACATCATGTTTTGATGCGAACACGGGTTTATTTGAAACGATTCTAGGTAAAGAAGACGCCATCATTTCAGACGCACTCAATCACGCCTCTATCATCGATGGTGTTCGTCTGTGTAAAGCGATGCGTTTCCGTTATGCCAATAACGATATGGAACAACTGGAAGAGCGTTTAATCGAAGCGAAAGAAGCGGGTGCTCGCCATACATTGATCGTCACTGATGGTGTTTTTTCAATGGACGGCGTGGTTGCAAACCTTCCTGCTATTTGTGATTTGGCTGACAAATATGAAGCGCTTGTGATGGTTGATGATTCACACGCCGTTGGCTTTATGGGCCCAAATGGTGCCGGAACTCATGAGCACCATGATGTTATCGACCGCATTGATTTCATTACCGGAACACTCGGCAAAGCAATGGGTGGCGCTTCAGGCGGTTACACTTCTGGAAAGAAAGAAGTGATTGATTGGTTGCGTCAGCGTTCTCGTCCATACCTGTTCTCAAATTCAGTTGCGCCTGCGATTGTTTCGGCTTCTATCCGTGTCATTGATCTTCTTAAAGAGTCTGGCGACTTACGTACTAAGCTGTGGGAAAACGCAGCACATTTCCGTACTCGTATGGAAGCGGCTGGCTTTACAGTGGGTGGTGCTGATCACGCGATCATCCCTATTATGCTGGGTGATGCAAAAGTCGCGGCTGAGTTCGCTGAACGAGCACTAGAGAAAGGCATCTATGTGGTCGCGTTCTCATTTCCTGTTGTGCCAAAAGGACAAGCCCGTATTCGTACTCAAATGTCCGCAGCGCACAGCCGCGAGCAACTCGATACGGCCATTGATGCCTTTATCCAAGTCGGTACAGAGATGGGGATCATCGCTTAA
- the tdh gene encoding L-threonine 3-dehydrogenase — protein sequence MKIKALSKLKPEEGIWMTEVEKPEMGHNDLLIRIKKTAICGTDVHIYNWDEWSQNTIPVPMVVGHEYVGEVVGIGQEVRGFELGDRVSGEGHITCGHCRNCRGGRTHLCRNTTGVGVNRTGAFSEFLVIPAFNAFKIPAEISDDLASIFDPFGNAVHTALSFDLVGEDVLITGAGPIGIMAAAVAKHVGARHVVITDVNEYRLDLAKKMGVTRAVNVMEEKLEDVMADLGMTEGFDVGLEMSGNPSAFNSMLTNMNHGGKISLLGIPPSDMAVDWNQVIFKGLVIKGIYGREMFETWYKMASLIQSGLDLSPIITHHYKVDDFQKGFDMMRSGMSGKVILDWE from the coding sequence ATGAAAATCAAAGCACTATCGAAACTAAAACCTGAAGAAGGCATCTGGATGACTGAGGTTGAAAAACCTGAAATGGGTCATAACGATCTTCTTATCCGAATTAAGAAAACCGCCATTTGTGGTACAGACGTGCATATTTACAACTGGGATGAATGGTCACAAAACACTATCCCTGTTCCTATGGTCGTCGGGCACGAATACGTGGGTGAAGTGGTTGGTATTGGACAAGAAGTTCGTGGTTTTGAGCTTGGTGACCGTGTATCTGGCGAAGGTCACATTACATGTGGTCACTGTCGTAACTGTCGTGGCGGTCGTACTCACCTATGCCGAAACACAACAGGTGTGGGTGTAAACCGCACTGGTGCGTTCTCTGAGTTTCTAGTGATCCCAGCGTTCAACGCCTTTAAGATCCCAGCAGAAATCTCTGATGATCTTGCCTCAATCTTTGACCCGTTTGGTAACGCAGTACACACAGCTCTATCTTTCGATCTCGTCGGCGAAGACGTTCTGATCACGGGTGCTGGCCCAATCGGTATTATGGCGGCAGCGGTAGCAAAACACGTTGGTGCTCGTCACGTTGTCATTACTGATGTAAACGAATACCGCCTAGATTTGGCTAAGAAAATGGGCGTGACTCGCGCTGTTAACGTGATGGAAGAGAAGCTAGAAGATGTAATGGCTGATCTCGGTATGACTGAGGGTTTCGATGTTGGTTTAGAAATGTCGGGTAACCCATCAGCGTTCAACAGCATGTTAACGAACATGAACCATGGCGGCAAAATTTCTCTTCTTGGTATTCCGCCGTCCGACATGGCAGTCGACTGGAACCAAGTGATCTTCAAAGGTTTGGTTATTAAAGGCATCTACGGCCGTGAGATGTTCGAAACTTGGTACAAAATGGCCTCTTTGATTCAGTCAGGTTTAGACCTGTCACCAATCATCACGCACCACTACAAAGTGGACGACTTCCAGAAAGGCTTCGATATGATGCGTTCTGGTATGTCTGGTAAGGTCATCCTTGACTGGGAGTAG
- a CDS encoding magnesium transporter gives MTLITVPLPNSEAEQLYSELISAMQSGSSNCIIKQIESANLTNLPFVIRKFTSAQCGRLWELLCTQKPNLAADFLDYLTEPERALLFSNLPIDSAKDILLHMRSDVRRSLLRSLPKSLHKALESSLPETWENEEKAAMSFPDGSVGRICKNEIIKLESWATVSDLETILREGEKSSERIEWRYVYLHDKHGNYLGTIKTRELFLAQSWDKLIDHIDGGVPTVPAGFDLQSLKSVLDSTSHSTVPVINEHGFQIGIVGHTQLNQALYEKSEQQQRETSGIFGGDEFRTMPLLPRNIRRLTFLLPSVILSYAAVSIIASFEHIIEQVAVLAAVLPLVANLSGAAGNQSVAVSIRELSTKHISAKDWLFVVAKELPIGAINGLAIGLVIALLMLFTHGQQGHLLPVLVATAYTISSTLAVMIGGALPLLLKRVNLDPAMLSSPLLTTLTDAISFFSVLYLAQLMLL, from the coding sequence ATGACCTTAATAACCGTCCCATTACCTAACTCAGAAGCAGAGCAACTGTACTCCGAGTTGATTTCAGCAATGCAGTCCGGTTCAAGTAATTGCATTATCAAACAGATAGAAAGTGCAAACCTAACCAATCTTCCATTTGTGATAAGAAAGTTCACCAGCGCACAGTGTGGACGGCTTTGGGAGCTGCTCTGTACTCAAAAGCCGAATTTGGCTGCTGACTTTCTGGATTACTTAACCGAGCCAGAGCGTGCTCTCTTATTTTCAAACCTTCCGATCGACAGTGCAAAAGACATTCTTTTACATATGCGTTCAGACGTTCGCCGCTCTCTATTACGCAGTTTACCTAAATCGCTTCATAAAGCCCTTGAATCCTCCCTGCCCGAAACTTGGGAAAACGAAGAAAAAGCCGCGATGTCATTTCCTGATGGCTCAGTCGGACGTATTTGCAAAAATGAGATCATTAAACTGGAAAGTTGGGCTACCGTTTCCGACTTAGAAACTATCTTGCGTGAAGGTGAAAAAAGCTCTGAACGAATCGAATGGCGTTACGTTTACCTGCACGATAAGCATGGCAACTACTTAGGTACAATCAAAACTCGAGAATTGTTTCTTGCTCAATCTTGGGACAAATTGATTGACCATATTGATGGAGGTGTTCCCACCGTTCCAGCAGGTTTTGATCTCCAATCATTAAAAAGTGTGCTCGACTCTACCTCACACTCTACCGTTCCTGTCATCAACGAACACGGTTTTCAAATTGGCATTGTTGGTCACACACAATTAAACCAGGCGTTATATGAGAAATCTGAACAACAACAACGTGAAACCAGCGGTATATTTGGTGGCGATGAATTTCGTACTATGCCATTATTACCGCGCAATATTCGACGCCTCACCTTTTTACTTCCGTCGGTAATCTTGAGCTATGCCGCCGTATCGATCATCGCTTCCTTTGAACACATTATCGAGCAAGTTGCCGTATTGGCCGCCGTTTTGCCTTTAGTGGCTAATCTATCTGGGGCTGCGGGCAACCAATCCGTTGCCGTTTCGATTCGAGAGCTATCGACTAAGCATATTTCTGCTAAAGACTGGTTATTCGTCGTCGCCAAAGAGTTGCCTATTGGCGCTATAAATGGCCTAGCTATTGGTCTGGTTATTGCTCTACTCATGTTGTTTACACATGGTCAGCAAGGTCATTTATTACCCGTACTGGTTGCTACTGCCTATACAATATCGTCCACTTTAGCGGTTATGATAGGTGGTGCTTTGCCTCTACTTCTGAAGCGCGTCAACCTCGACCCAGCCATGTTATCCAGTCCACTACTTACCACATTAACCGACGCGATTTCATTCTTTAGTGTTCTGTATCTCGCCCAGCTGATGCTTCTTTAG
- a CDS encoding efflux RND transporter permease subunit: MNLTNYALKNKVISWLVVAILLVGGVLSFRGLGQLEFPAFPIPQAMVNTTYPGASAMQVEEEVTLPLERAISQLEYVRDVESFTSAGLSQIAVILKETIQAEQQPQVWDELRRKVNDIQPSMPPGVNPSQVIDDFSDVYGILYNITSDEYNYRELQNYGEYLQRELLAIKGVKKVNLAGLVSEHIVIEIAQQDLNTLNLDPAWLSRLIQNQNMVSNGGDLLLDGQSIRIHSSGEFNEIEALKSFKFSPPGSNDLIQLGDIAEVSRQFQDKAYTLYRNNGEQAISLGISFANSVNVVDVSERVSNKLSELDFVRPIGIELNKVYDQGDAVDKSVSDFVMSLVEAVLIVIVVLLFAMGLRSGILMGAILLLTILGTFIGMSILGVEIQIISLGALIIALGMLVDNAIVITEGVLIGLKRGLTKRKAIESVVKQTQWPLLGATLIGIIAFAPIGLSADATGDFLGSLFQVLAISLLLSWVLAITLTPFFCELMFKEEIAEGESVHIDPYRGLIFTLYRTVLNTALKNRVATMVITLVLLISAVIGFGSVKQAFFPPSNTPIFYVDVWLQQGTDVRETEQRLKQIERTVSGFNDVHNVTTVVGSGAQRFILTYAPEKSYSSYGQLIVEAKDLAAIETMLPQMKARLESLHPDIDFKFKLMDLGPAPAAKVEARFYGADPLVLRQLAAQANEIMRNEPKATAVRHSWREKTQVLEPQLDGAAARRVGITKSDLDRTLLRNLNGEQIGLFRDGSHIMPIVMRAPDEERFDIDRLPELQVWSQDQNRYIPITQVVSDFNLMPEDSLIVRRNFKRVISVMADVTPFGDDTAESLRRLVAPKIEAIELPLGYHFEWGGEYESQQKATNNLMGSLPMGYLIMFLITVLLFNTIRQPLAIWLTVPLALIGVSAGLLLMNIPFSFTALLGLLSLSGMIVKNGIVLVEQINIETDQGSNLNRAIVDASVSRVRPVCMAAITTMLGMIPLVFDAFFQSMAVTIIFGLGFATLLTLVVLPVIYALLYRVSYR, encoded by the coding sequence ATGAACCTGACTAATTACGCACTTAAAAATAAAGTCATTAGCTGGCTAGTGGTTGCGATCTTATTGGTGGGTGGTGTGCTTTCTTTTCGTGGTTTAGGGCAATTGGAATTTCCAGCATTCCCTATCCCACAAGCTATGGTTAATACAACGTACCCTGGTGCGTCGGCAATGCAGGTAGAAGAAGAAGTCACCTTACCGCTTGAGCGTGCGATTTCTCAGCTCGAATATGTTAGAGATGTAGAATCTTTTACCAGTGCTGGGTTGTCTCAGATTGCGGTGATATTAAAAGAGACCATACAAGCAGAACAACAACCTCAGGTATGGGATGAATTACGCCGTAAGGTGAATGATATTCAACCTAGCATGCCGCCGGGAGTGAACCCATCGCAAGTCATTGATGATTTTAGCGATGTGTATGGCATTCTCTACAACATTACGAGTGACGAATACAATTATCGCGAACTGCAAAATTACGGTGAATATCTTCAGCGTGAGCTTCTTGCCATTAAAGGGGTAAAGAAAGTTAACTTGGCCGGGCTAGTCTCTGAACACATTGTGATTGAGATTGCTCAGCAAGATCTTAATACGTTGAACCTTGACCCTGCTTGGCTTTCTCGTTTGATTCAAAATCAGAACATGGTGTCTAATGGTGGTGATTTGCTACTTGATGGACAATCGATCCGAATCCATTCTTCTGGTGAGTTTAATGAAATTGAAGCGTTAAAATCATTTAAATTTAGCCCGCCGGGAAGCAATGACCTGATCCAATTAGGTGATATCGCAGAGGTAAGCCGTCAGTTTCAGGATAAAGCTTATACCTTGTATCGTAACAATGGTGAACAAGCCATTTCTCTTGGGATCTCGTTTGCGAACAGCGTCAATGTGGTTGATGTGAGTGAACGTGTCAGTAATAAATTGTCTGAACTTGATTTTGTTCGCCCAATCGGCATTGAATTAAACAAAGTGTACGACCAAGGCGATGCGGTTGATAAATCGGTGTCTGACTTTGTGATGAGCCTAGTTGAAGCGGTATTGATTGTTATTGTCGTGCTGTTATTTGCAATGGGTTTGCGTTCAGGCATTTTAATGGGGGCTATTTTATTACTGACTATCCTCGGCACCTTTATTGGAATGAGTATTCTAGGCGTTGAGATTCAAATCATTTCACTTGGTGCTTTGATCATTGCACTGGGAATGCTGGTTGATAATGCGATAGTGATAACTGAAGGTGTCTTAATCGGCCTGAAGCGTGGATTGACCAAACGTAAAGCCATTGAATCCGTTGTTAAACAGACCCAGTGGCCGCTGCTTGGTGCAACACTGATTGGTATTATTGCATTTGCCCCGATTGGCTTGTCTGCCGACGCAACGGGGGATTTTTTAGGGTCTTTATTCCAAGTATTAGCGATTTCTTTATTACTAAGTTGGGTGCTTGCTATCACGTTAACGCCGTTCTTCTGCGAACTGATGTTTAAAGAAGAAATCGCCGAAGGTGAGTCAGTGCATATCGATCCTTATCGAGGGTTGATATTTACCCTGTATCGCACGGTTCTTAATACCGCACTAAAAAACCGTGTCGCGACTATGGTCATCACTCTGGTCTTGCTTATTTCTGCTGTGATCGGGTTTGGCTCTGTAAAACAGGCCTTTTTCCCACCATCGAATACGCCAATTTTCTATGTGGATGTATGGCTTCAACAAGGCACTGACGTGCGTGAAACGGAACAACGCCTAAAGCAAATTGAACGTACCGTGAGCGGGTTTAATGACGTTCATAATGTCACGACCGTTGTAGGTTCGGGTGCTCAGCGATTTATTCTGACTTATGCACCTGAAAAATCATACAGCAGTTACGGGCAATTGATTGTTGAAGCGAAAGACTTAGCCGCGATCGAAACGATGCTACCCCAGATGAAAGCAAGACTTGAAAGTCTACATCCGGATATTGATTTTAAGTTTAAGTTAATGGATTTGGGCCCTGCACCTGCCGCTAAAGTAGAAGCACGCTTTTATGGTGCGGATCCACTGGTGTTGAGACAACTTGCTGCTCAAGCGAATGAGATCATGCGTAATGAGCCAAAAGCAACTGCAGTTCGTCACTCATGGCGAGAAAAAACTCAAGTACTTGAACCGCAACTTGATGGTGCAGCAGCAAGGCGAGTTGGGATAACCAAGAGTGATCTTGATAGAACCTTGTTACGCAATTTAAATGGTGAACAAATCGGCTTGTTCAGAGATGGCAGTCATATCATGCCGATTGTGATGCGCGCGCCAGATGAAGAACGCTTTGATATCGACAGATTACCTGAGCTACAAGTGTGGAGCCAAGATCAAAACCGTTATATTCCAATAACACAGGTCGTTTCCGACTTTAATTTGATGCCGGAAGATTCCTTAATTGTTCGTCGTAACTTTAAGCGGGTGATTTCCGTTATGGCCGATGTGACGCCATTTGGTGATGATACGGCTGAATCTTTGCGCCGTTTGGTCGCCCCTAAAATCGAAGCGATTGAACTCCCTCTAGGCTATCATTTTGAGTGGGGGGGGGAATATGAAAGTCAGCAAAAGGCGACCAACAACCTAATGGGTTCATTGCCAATGGGATACCTGATCATGTTCTTGATTACGGTATTGTTATTCAACACCATTCGTCAGCCTTTGGCGATTTGGTTGACGGTACCACTGGCATTAATTGGTGTGAGTGCGGGCTTACTATTAATGAATATTCCGTTCTCGTTCACGGCATTGCTAGGACTATTGAGCTTATCAGGCATGATTGTGAAGAATGGTATTGTGCTGGTGGAGCAAATCAATATCGAAACCGACCAAGGTTCAAACCTTAACCGTGCGATTGTGGATGCCAGTGTGAGTCGCGTGCGACCTGTGTGCATGGCGGCAATTACTACCATGCTAGGCATGATCCCACTGGTGTTTGATGCCTTCTTCCAGTCGATGGCGGTGACCATCATATTCGGACTTGGGTTTGCTACATTACTAACGTTAGTTGTATTGCCTGTGATTTATGCTTTGCTGTACCGAGTAAGCTATCGTTAA
- a CDS encoding efflux RND transporter periplasmic adaptor subunit — MPHVSPSRILLSFSLLLMSTGCSTEDLPLIGDTPRPVRLTEVQPVGHQEIRRFPAQVSASKEVELAFRVGGEVVEFNLKPSQRVTKGEVIARLDQRDFKTEVVLKTAEFDLVKREFNRATQMMNQNLLAQAEFDGIQARLQVAQGALQLAQDRLKDTVITAPYSGRIATTHIENHQQIQAHQGIVILQDHEMIDLTIQLPESILSQMNAKRIDPYYQPLATFNGSSVSYPVIYKQHKTQATTGTQSYEVTFTLVAPTDNHTVYPGMGATLHLDLDKVIIDKQEVKHFVVPASAILDNDMIGQSQVWVFHNGQVSPLDITIQGVSSRGAIVSGDLSQNSYVVSAGVSQLFDGMRVSPIVRERGL; from the coding sequence ATGCCTCATGTTAGTCCTTCACGCATACTTCTTTCTTTTTCTCTTTTACTTATGTCGACCGGGTGTTCGACCGAAGACTTACCACTGATAGGTGATACGCCTCGCCCTGTCCGTTTGACTGAAGTCCAGCCTGTGGGTCATCAAGAGATAAGACGTTTTCCTGCTCAGGTCTCTGCATCTAAGGAAGTTGAGCTCGCTTTTAGAGTGGGTGGGGAGGTGGTCGAATTTAACTTAAAACCGTCTCAACGAGTGACGAAAGGAGAGGTCATTGCTCGACTTGATCAGCGAGATTTTAAAACTGAAGTCGTGTTAAAAACAGCGGAGTTTGATTTAGTCAAAAGGGAATTCAATCGAGCGACTCAAATGATGAATCAGAATCTATTGGCTCAAGCGGAGTTTGATGGTATTCAGGCTCGTCTTCAAGTCGCACAAGGTGCTTTGCAACTTGCCCAAGATAGATTGAAAGATACGGTCATTACTGCCCCTTACAGTGGCCGAATTGCGACGACTCACATTGAGAACCATCAACAAATACAAGCTCACCAAGGTATCGTGATTCTGCAAGATCATGAAATGATTGATCTTACTATCCAGCTACCAGAGAGCATTCTTAGCCAGATGAATGCTAAAAGAATTGACCCATATTACCAACCATTGGCAACGTTTAACGGTTCGTCGGTTTCTTACCCTGTGATTTACAAGCAGCACAAGACGCAAGCAACAACTGGTACACAAAGCTATGAAGTAACCTTTACTTTGGTCGCGCCAACAGATAATCATACGGTATACCCCGGAATGGGAGCAACGCTTCACCTCGACCTCGATAAAGTTATTATCGATAAACAAGAAGTGAAACACTTTGTCGTTCCTGCTAGCGCCATTCTAGACAATGACATGATTGGTCAGTCTCAGGTCTGGGTATTTCATAACGGGCAAGTTTCTCCGTTAGATATCACCATTCAAGGTGTTTCGTCACGTGGTGCGATTGTTTCAGGAGATCTCTCTCAGAATAGTTATGTGGTGAGCGCGGGTGTCAGCCAATTATTTGATGGAATGAGAGTATCACCCATCGTTCGTGAGCGAGGTTTATAA
- a CDS encoding MarC family NAAT transporter, which translates to MHLETLFTYLTLTVLGLLPMMNPPAAATVLLGLSKGRDKNYIVSQAKTVGLYLFIAMCITFFIGASVLELFSISIPSLRLGGGIIICAIGFNMLFPKPESMDSSVGQDSIALVPLTIPSLCGPGTMALIISLAAEIASSEEELEKISIYTGVIGGFGVVSLIAAFILSMAYPLLKALGQNGINAFTRIMGFLLICMGVQFFTIGITEIVQDIGALL; encoded by the coding sequence ATGCATTTAGAAACGTTATTCACCTATTTGACTCTCACCGTTCTCGGCTTGTTGCCGATGATGAACCCGCCAGCTGCTGCCACCGTTCTTCTTGGTTTAAGTAAGGGTCGTGACAAGAATTACATCGTTTCACAAGCGAAAACCGTTGGGCTTTACCTATTCATCGCCATGTGCATCACCTTTTTCATTGGTGCTTCTGTTTTGGAGTTGTTTAGTATTTCAATTCCGAGCTTACGTTTGGGTGGCGGGATTATCATTTGTGCGATTGGCTTTAACATGCTGTTTCCAAAACCAGAAAGCATGGATAGTAGTGTCGGACAAGATTCCATCGCATTGGTGCCGCTTACCATCCCATCGCTGTGCGGTCCCGGAACAATGGCACTGATCATTAGCCTTGCCGCTGAAATCGCATCCAGTGAAGAAGAATTAGAAAAAATTAGTATTTATACTGGGGTCATAGGTGGTTTTGGGGTCGTTAGCTTAATTGCCGCTTTTATTCTCAGCATGGCTTACCCGTTACTTAAAGCACTGGGCCAAAATGGGATTAACGCGTTTACTCGAATTATGGGTTTTCTGCTTATCTGCATGGGTGTGCAGTTCTTTACGATCGGTATTACTGAGATCGTACAAGACATCGGCGCATTGCTTTAA